One Myxococcales bacterium genomic region harbors:
- a CDS encoding sigma-70 family RNA polymerase sigma factor, with amino-acid sequence MPTEWPDLGASYNLGSHDAARKKAYDELMSPEDQTLVEGCLRGDAEAQRTFVTRFGPVIDAVARRFSRKISADDARQLVLARLLVGEAGATSRLAAFRGEGSLAGFVRVVAARVLVNALEKKTEDVLAESMVELAASSGSPEDALRDAEGRTRMKRAFEDAVAELDERDRALLRYTLIDGASIDTIGSLYGVHRATAARWLEAAKESLGRAMRRALDRSGTVPRDRADAIHSSVVSRVDLSLARVLEG; translated from the coding sequence ATGCCCACAGAGTGGCCCGACCTCGGTGCGTCATACAACCTCGGATCCCACGACGCGGCGCGAAAGAAGGCCTACGATGAGCTCATGAGCCCCGAGGACCAAACCCTCGTCGAAGGCTGCCTCCGCGGCGACGCCGAGGCCCAGCGTACGTTCGTCACGCGATTCGGCCCCGTGATCGACGCCGTCGCCCGGAGGTTCTCGCGCAAGATCTCCGCCGACGACGCGCGGCAGCTCGTGCTCGCGCGGCTGCTCGTCGGTGAGGCCGGGGCGACCTCGCGGCTCGCGGCGTTCCGCGGAGAGGGCTCGCTCGCGGGCTTCGTGCGGGTCGTGGCCGCACGGGTGCTCGTCAACGCCCTCGAGAAGAAGACGGAGGACGTGCTCGCCGAGTCGATGGTCGAGCTCGCGGCGAGCTCGGGCTCCCCCGAAGATGCGCTCCGCGACGCCGAAGGGCGCACGCGCATGAAGCGAGCGTTCGAAGACGCCGTGGCCGAGCTCGACGAGAGGGACCGCGCGCTCCTCCGGTACACGCTGATCGACGGCGCGAGCATCGACACCATCGGCTCCCTCTACGGAGTGCACCGCGCCACGGCCGCGCGGTGGCTCGAGGCCGCGAAAGAGAGCCTCGGGCGTGCGATGCGACGCGCGCTCGATCGGTCAGGCACCGTCCCTCGTGATCGCGCCGACGCGATCCATTCGTCGGTCGTGAGCCGCGTCGATCTCTCGCTCGCTCGCGTGCTCGAGGGCTGA